GCCTGATCAAAGTAGCTCTCGGCCCGAGAGGCATCCTTATGGGTCTGCCATATCAAATCAGCATAGAGTGACAGTACATTTCCGTCACTTGGGTTTGCCAGAATTGCTCTCCCGCAATACTCCTCTGCTTTTACATAGTCTCCTCGTACCTGTTTGTTTCCCAGTACCAAATCAACTCATTAGAAAAAGATTAACTTGCACGTATTCACGATGGCTATGGATTCTCTTCgacagaaaaaaagaaaaaaaattgaaactttcttTAAGAGCATACCTCTTTCAAGAACCTGGCATAATTGCCAATAAGGAGAGCGTTTCCAGGGTTTGCCTCGATCATTTTCTGATAGAACAAGTCCGTATTATCACTTCCACGATCGGAATCCCCATCGCCGCCATTACCGCCGCCCGCGCCCCCACCGATCCAACACCCGCCGGCGCCGTTTCCACCGCCCGCCACAAAAGCACATCCCTCTTCCACGGCTACCGCATCCAGCCGCGACTCCAATACCCGGCCCAGGCTTCCAGATCCGacctctctctcctccaccGCGGCAAGCGGTAACCTAGAACCCAGAGACAAGATCCGACCAGAGTACTCTGAACCGGATGCTGAACCCGTTTCTCCaccctcctcctcttcttcttccaccgCGATCGCCGAAAACCCGATTGAAGGCCTTCGTTTGGAGACTGAAAGGTCCCGCAGATCGCTCTCTGAAAGCGCTCGGGTCATGTTCTTCTTCGCCGGGTCCTCGTTATGGGGCAGCAGGTTTAGCCGCAACGACACCAATGAGACGACGGACGATCGGGCCTTGGGAATCAGGAGCGCCCCTTCGTGCTCCGGCGATGCTGAAGGCTGAAGCCACGAATCCAGCACCGGCGTCGACGAGCTCCGGAGAAGCATTCTTCCTCACAAAATCAATATGGAAACGAAGACTAGAAACCGTATGTACACGTACGTTAGTGATAGacaatggagagagagagagttctcgGCGACATGGCTTGTTTTCTGAGCGAGCTAGTCTTTGCAGCTTTATAGGACGAGAAAAGGAAGGCTTCAGATCGGATCAGAGCCGTTGAATTTCCCCACcaaacaaatttgtttaaattactATC
The sequence above is a segment of the Diospyros lotus cultivar Yz01 chromosome 7, ASM1463336v1, whole genome shotgun sequence genome. Coding sequences within it:
- the LOC127806371 gene encoding uncharacterized protein LOC127806371, translating into MLLRSSSTPVLDSWLQPSASPEHEGALLIPKARSSVVSLVSLRLNLLPHNEDPAKKNMTRALSESDLRDLSVSKRRPSIGFSAIAVEEEEEEGGETGSASGSEYSGRILSLGSRLPLAAVEEREVGSGSLGRVLESRLDAVAVEEGCAFVAGGGNGAGGCWIGGGAGGGNGGDGDSDRGSDNTDLFYQKMIEANPGNALLIGNYARFLKEVRGDYVKAEEYCGRAILANPSDGNVLSLYADLIWQTHKDASRAESYFDQAVKASPDDCYVLASYARFLWDAEEDEEGGGDEDDVVEREETNVNLSRPSLFHAAHPPPPPIAAAS